GCTAATAATTACAGAAACCTAAAATAACTATGATATAATGTGCTTAttacattcattcaaaaaatataaataaacttctTCCATAGGGGATagattgcattttatttatttatttatttatttatttttttttgaaatgaaaggcCTCACATATTTATTACTGAACCCAGCCAACCAACGCATTCATAATAGATTCAGAGAGGAAAATACGTCGAACTCTCCAGAGAGTGGTGACATTTTCAGTTTGATATGGTAATGTGATCGTGACCTTCAGACAGCACAAATATATGTGCCATCTCATGTGCAATTCCTTATAGCCCCAGCTTGGTTCTTCTCCAATGTCTCCTTTTGGAGTtgtaccttattttatttccagttttcatccgaatccactggggaatgggacgattttgcttttgtttcttggccaggAATCGCTTAATCCTGAAAGTCTTGTGAGAAGACATGGCGAGAAGTGGAGGCAAGAACACACCACGATGGCGGAGAAAGGACTAGATTGCATTTTAACATATAGTTTCATTATTGTTGATGGttctataaattagaaaaatatttctaaagaaatcTAGCAAGGTAACACAAAAGTCCTCCAGATTAAATTTGATTTGGTAATATAAATCAAAGAATTTATGCTAAGGatgtaattcaaaataaaaaataaagtttttattaacTATAGGCATGTTATTTACAATTCTAAAAGACTGCAAAACACACAACATCTTTTGACTGGCAAATGGTTTTAAAATGAAGTATGTaatctaaatgtaaaactaaacaggtaaaaagctaaaaatgaatACTAACAATGCAAAACTATATGAACATTTGTATtggttaataaataaaaaatagaaaacaaaatatgtaaaatgattaAAGAGAATTACAATGCTATACTGAATCAGACTGTTTAATCATACCTACTTAAGCACGAGGATTAAGAACAAACTCAATAAACCAcgggaaaatattaaaaatcatcgAACCAAAGCTGAAGACATTGCTGGTGCATTTTCCCTCAAAATcatgtaaatatttcattttaataggaTCTTAAGTTGATCAACAACCAATTTAGGCAGaagtaaatttaatttatattagaCTGGTCTCATTCCTGAACTCAGAGTATCAAACATGATGgcccttatacaaaaataattaagccACCATCTTGAATATTCTCAttccatcaattaaaaaaaaaaaaaaaaaaaggcacactgACTGATGGCCAAGGATTAGGTTTGCTCTGGTTTGTATGGAATACCTTTTAGACATCAGTTTTCAACAGTGTAACCAAAGGCAATTTTGCTGGATCACACAGAAAATGCCTCCGGTTCTAA
The sequence above is drawn from the Rhinopithecus roxellana isolate Shanxi Qingling chromosome 1, ASM756505v1, whole genome shotgun sequence genome and encodes:
- the LOC115898256 gene encoding 60S ribosomal protein L39; its protein translation is MSSHKTFRIKRFLAKKQKQNRPIPQWIRMKTGNKIRYNSKRRHWRRTKLGL